In Acidisarcina polymorpha, one DNA window encodes the following:
- a CDS encoding ABC transporter permease — MKLWSRTTSMMRNLFQKSRVENQLDDEVHAYVNMLTDERIAAGMPASEARRTAQAEFGGIEQLKQAVRDQRAGTDVELLWQDARFGLRQLRRNHGFTLTVVLTLALSIGANTAIFSIVNALMLKSLPYAHPERLGVIYEHATGPHPSQDMIALDGEEWEALRDNVPSLISAISSGMASGVNLQVDPVQSGSVQPRYSQAGGQVQYLHAARISAHYLDVLDIQPLLGRNFTATEDQPHGPKSAILSYNLWRTTFGGDRNLLGQTIHLKGEPYTVVGVLPQGAVTPSHADIYTALQPSREGEGGGANFDVITRLRDGATWQQADAEINRAWAGQAARFAGHVAGGQLTWYSVPLQKGKTEDLRPKALTLMLAAGIILLIACANLAGLTLVRMLRRTPEIAIRLALGASHGQIQMQLWVENLLLALMGGLAGIGAGFVALRGLLSMLPEGFLPVASVPLDGRVLAFTLAVAVFTCLLFGMLPALASRKVDLRSSMAMRVGFGGDRLRLRQALIAGEVALTVVLLAASGLLIRTLIHLETLPPGFIPNGVMTAKASLDDARYRDPAAFAHLLDTSIAAMQQIPGVQIAAVGLTLPYERALNDSVKIGDGPEAGLEAETDVVYVTPGYFDALQISLLRGRAFTGSDGTHTKPVAIVNKAFARRFFNGADPVGRSFNKGVTIVGMVADVATAPGIDDSGPITSERTVYIPATQINARLLPLVHTWFQPSWIVRTAAPIDGLTGQMQRALSSADPSLPFSGFYSMSDLMAATLATQRIEVALLSAMAGLALLLSAVGIFALVSNMVVQKTREIGIRIALGSSVRRAMIHVSSPGVRASVAGLVVGLILCTGALRAMRSVLYGVGVYDAPTIAAVVLTLAAVTLLATTVPTLRIARIEPAKTLRDE, encoded by the coding sequence ATGAAACTCTGGTCGCGTACTACCAGCATGATGCGCAATCTCTTCCAAAAGAGCCGGGTGGAGAACCAACTTGACGATGAAGTGCATGCCTACGTGAATATGCTTACCGACGAAAGGATCGCTGCGGGCATGCCTGCGTCCGAAGCTCGACGGACCGCGCAGGCAGAGTTCGGCGGTATCGAACAGCTAAAGCAGGCGGTACGTGATCAGCGCGCCGGCACGGATGTGGAGCTTTTATGGCAGGATGCGCGCTTTGGCCTGCGCCAACTTCGTCGAAATCACGGCTTCACACTCACGGTCGTCCTTACGCTTGCGCTCTCGATCGGCGCGAACACCGCAATCTTTTCCATCGTGAATGCGCTGATGCTCAAGAGCCTGCCTTACGCGCATCCCGAGCGCCTGGGCGTGATCTACGAACACGCCACTGGCCCCCATCCCTCACAGGACATGATCGCCCTCGACGGGGAGGAGTGGGAAGCTCTGCGCGACAATGTCCCCTCGTTAATCTCGGCGATTTCAAGCGGCATGGCCAGCGGAGTTAATCTTCAGGTCGACCCGGTCCAATCGGGCTCGGTCCAGCCACGCTACTCACAGGCTGGCGGACAGGTCCAGTATCTTCACGCAGCGCGCATCTCGGCGCACTACCTTGATGTGCTCGATATTCAGCCGCTCCTCGGGCGCAACTTCACTGCCACAGAAGATCAGCCGCACGGCCCAAAATCCGCGATCCTGAGCTACAACCTCTGGCGCACCACCTTTGGCGGCGATCGCAATCTTCTTGGACAGACCATTCATCTGAAAGGCGAGCCCTACACCGTAGTCGGCGTTCTGCCCCAGGGCGCTGTCACGCCTTCCCACGCCGACATTTACACCGCTCTCCAGCCAAGCCGCGAGGGGGAAGGCGGCGGAGCCAACTTCGATGTGATTACACGCCTGCGCGACGGAGCCACCTGGCAGCAGGCAGACGCGGAGATCAACCGCGCCTGGGCTGGGCAGGCCGCGCGTTTCGCGGGACACGTTGCCGGGGGGCAACTCACCTGGTATTCCGTGCCCCTGCAAAAAGGCAAGACAGAAGATCTTCGCCCCAAGGCGCTCACCCTCATGCTGGCCGCCGGCATCATCCTGCTCATCGCCTGCGCCAACCTGGCCGGCCTCACCCTGGTACGCATGCTGCGCCGCACGCCGGAAATCGCAATCCGCCTGGCCCTTGGCGCGTCCCACGGCCAGATTCAAATGCAGCTTTGGGTTGAAAATCTGCTGCTGGCCCTCATGGGCGGATTGGCCGGCATCGGAGCAGGATTTGTGGCACTGCGCGGTCTGCTTTCAATGCTTCCTGAGGGTTTTCTGCCCGTCGCCAGCGTGCCTCTCGATGGTCGCGTGCTTGCGTTTACGCTGGCTGTCGCCGTATTCACCTGCCTGCTGTTCGGAATGCTACCCGCCCTCGCCTCGCGCAAGGTTGATCTGCGTTCCTCCATGGCCATGCGCGTAGGATTCGGTGGCGATCGCTTGCGCCTGAGGCAGGCTCTTATTGCCGGTGAAGTAGCTCTGACCGTCGTGCTGCTTGCTGCTTCCGGCCTGCTCATCCGCACGCTCATTCACCTGGAAACACTGCCACCGGGTTTTATTCCAAACGGCGTGATGACCGCCAAGGCCTCGCTCGACGACGCGCGCTATCGTGACCCGGCCGCTTTCGCCCACCTGCTCGACACATCCATCGCGGCAATGCAGCAGATTCCCGGAGTGCAGATCGCAGCGGTTGGACTGACGCTTCCTTACGAGCGCGCCCTGAACGACTCGGTGAAGATCGGCGACGGACCTGAAGCTGGACTCGAGGCCGAAACCGACGTAGTCTACGTTACGCCGGGCTACTTCGACGCTCTACAAATCTCCCTGCTGCGCGGCCGCGCATTCACCGGCTCTGACGGCACCCACACCAAGCCGGTAGCTATCGTGAACAAGGCCTTCGCGCGCCGTTTCTTCAACGGAGCCGATCCCGTCGGCCGCTCCTTCAACAAGGGCGTCACGATTGTCGGAATGGTGGCCGACGTAGCCACTGCGCCCGGCATTGACGACTCCGGCCCTATCACCAGCGAGCGCACCGTGTACATTCCCGCCACACAGATAAATGCGCGGCTTCTCCCCCTCGTCCACACCTGGTTCCAGCCAAGTTGGATCGTCCGCACCGCTGCGCCCATTGACGGCCTGACCGGCCAGATGCAGCGCGCGCTTTCGAGTGCCGATCCGAGCCTGCCTTTTTCGGGCTTCTACAGCATGAGCGATCTGATGGCGGCGACCCTCGCCACGCAGCGCATTGAGGTAGCCTTGCTCAGCGCCATGGCCGGCCTGGCGTTGCTCCTCAGTGCGGTCGGCATCTTCGCTCTCGTCTCCAACATGGTAGTGCAGAAGACTCGCGAGATTGGCATTCGCATTGCGCTCGGATCAAGTGTCCGCCGCGCCATGATTCACGTAAGCTCACCGGGCGTACGCGCCTCAGTCGCCGGCTTGGTCGTAGGACTCATCCTCTGTACCGGCGCTCTACGCGCCATGCGCAGCGTGCTCTACGGCGTCGGCGTCTACGACGCGCCGACCATCGCGGCCGTAGTTCTCACGCTCGCCGCCGTCACCCTGCTGGCCACCACTGTGCCCACTTTGCGCATTGCGCGCATTGAACCCGCAAAGACGTTGCGAGACGAGTAG
- a CDS encoding HNH endonuclease, with protein MKQRGIFCPCGRSEILALGLCSSCYSMKRQDEEYYGGLREVVLDRDGRRCRACPNLERRKLCVHHRVPGVSKLDLMITLCRGCHAIVERTQMVLGEMTPLLLILWRERHQESMEQLYLPLDMELPRPMKQLKLPVRWKTEMTPLEIGKDGLSLPIELVTSTQAILARKRSGKSYTGSVQAEELLRHKQQIAAIDPTAHGGVCDPRRPATGLVFRLP; from the coding sequence ATGAAACAGCGCGGAATCTTCTGTCCATGCGGGCGTTCGGAGATCCTCGCGCTCGGACTGTGCTCGTCGTGCTACTCGATGAAACGCCAGGACGAGGAGTATTACGGCGGCCTGCGCGAAGTGGTTCTGGATCGGGATGGGCGCCGATGCCGTGCCTGTCCGAATCTGGAAAGGCGCAAACTATGCGTCCATCACAGGGTGCCAGGTGTTTCCAAGCTGGATTTGATGATTACGCTCTGCAGGGGATGCCATGCGATTGTGGAGCGTACGCAGATGGTTCTCGGGGAGATGACTCCGCTGCTTCTGATCTTGTGGCGGGAGAGGCATCAGGAGAGCATGGAACAGCTGTATCTGCCGTTGGACATGGAATTACCGAGACCTATGAAGCAGTTAAAGCTTCCGGTGAGGTGGAAGACTGAGATGACGCCTCTGGAAATTGGCAAGGACGGCCTCTCGCTTCCGATTGAGCTTGTGACTTCGACGCAGGCGATTCTGGCGCGGAAGCGAAGCGGCAAGAGCTACACCGGTTCGGTTCAGGCGGAGGAGTTGCTGCGGCACAAACAACAGATCGCTGCCATCGATCCGACCGCGCATGGTGGGGTCTGCGATCCTCGGCGGCCGGCGACGGGCCTGGTTTTCCGGTTGCCTTAA
- a CDS encoding PadR family transcriptional regulator translates to MSSKKTSLLQGTLDLLILKALGAGELHGLGVSRRIEQITQGTFLVKPGSLFPALHRLEEAGWLSSFWGESENNRRAKFYRLTKAGRGQLEVETEQWTRVAVAMTNALRAS, encoded by the coding sequence ATGAGTTCTAAAAAGACAAGTCTTCTGCAAGGCACTCTCGATCTCCTCATCCTGAAGGCGCTCGGGGCGGGAGAACTCCACGGTCTGGGTGTTTCGCGCCGCATCGAGCAGATCACGCAAGGGACATTTCTCGTCAAGCCTGGCTCGTTATTTCCTGCCCTTCACCGCCTGGAGGAAGCGGGCTGGCTGAGTTCCTTCTGGGGCGAGTCGGAGAATAATCGTCGTGCGAAGTTTTACCGCCTCACTAAAGCCGGAAGGGGCCAGCTTGAAGTAGAAACAGAACAATGGACGCGGGTTGCCGTCGCCATGACGAACGCTTTGAGGGCAAGTTAA
- a CDS encoding helix-turn-helix domain-containing protein yields MLLQRISAGESKAMLAKELGVSRNTVYMYLSRGRKA; encoded by the coding sequence GTGCTTCTCCAACGAATCTCAGCGGGCGAGTCGAAGGCGATGCTCGCGAAAGAGCTGGGAGTGTCAAGAAACACAGTCTATATGTACTTGAGTCGGGGCAGGAAAGCATGA
- a CDS encoding FRG domain-containing protein, producing MLKKRTKTPVPLRSLTDFIEEFDRYFSGSTQLKCYRGQRDASWPNVAGIFRPDAKELLEDEKRAVRRLISVQPHEFASDETMFDKLVRMQHFGLPTRLLDVSRNAMVALFFATDAGPIDSKPSDGLVTAFAIPPELEKYYDSDSVSCIANLANMTAEEKAKLFQLKETLTEDLSEARTIELFNQNDVVQRLLQFIRAEKSYFRPIMNPADLFVPYFVHPKMSNRRILAQSGAFILYGFTPPQTMFFPYQIDPTSFTVPHDVKRSIREALDNIGINESTLFPEIDKAAAWIKNSYPGSSASGTTMQKPTTGMHPMRALWNLFRTSR from the coding sequence ATGTTGAAGAAACGCACGAAAACACCTGTCCCGCTTCGATCGCTGACTGACTTCATAGAAGAATTCGATCGGTACTTCTCGGGTTCGACCCAACTGAAATGCTATCGAGGCCAGCGGGATGCCTCTTGGCCGAATGTAGCCGGTATATTTCGCCCTGACGCCAAAGAGCTTCTTGAAGATGAGAAAAGGGCAGTTCGAAGACTGATCTCAGTGCAGCCTCATGAGTTTGCGTCGGACGAAACCATGTTCGACAAGCTCGTTCGGATGCAGCATTTTGGACTGCCAACTCGATTGTTGGATGTTTCGCGTAATGCAATGGTGGCGCTCTTCTTTGCGACGGATGCAGGCCCCATCGACAGCAAACCGAGCGACGGTCTGGTGACCGCGTTTGCTATTCCGCCGGAACTTGAGAAGTACTATGACAGCGACTCTGTAAGCTGCATTGCCAACTTGGCCAACATGACTGCCGAGGAGAAGGCCAAGCTTTTTCAATTGAAAGAGACGCTGACCGAGGATCTATCAGAAGCTCGCACCATCGAACTCTTCAACCAGAACGACGTGGTGCAGCGACTCCTTCAATTCATCCGAGCCGAAAAATCATACTTTAGGCCGATCATGAACCCCGCAGATTTGTTTGTGCCGTATTTTGTCCATCCAAAAATGAGCAACCGACGAATCCTTGCGCAGTCCGGGGCTTTCATCCTCTACGGCTTTACTCCGCCCCAGACGATGTTCTTTCCCTATCAGATCGACCCAACCTCATTTACTGTTCCCCACGATGTCAAACGCTCCATTCGAGAGGCGCTCGACAATATTGGCATCAACGAAAGCACGTTGTTTCCAGAGATTGATAAGGCTGCGGCTTGGATCAAGAACAGCTACCCAGGTAGTTCGGCATCGGGCACGACTATGCAAAAGCCCACAACTGGAATGCACCCAATGCGAGCGTTATGGAATCTTTTTAGGACGAGTAGGTGA
- a CDS encoding DUF2188 domain-containing protein, whose protein sequence is MAKNELFIERREQGDYAVRKPGSERASDVLPTQAAAIERAREINPDSAVLVERVRDTSVGGRDKWRKV, encoded by the coding sequence ATGGCAAAGAATGAACTGTTTATCGAAAGGCGCGAACAGGGCGATTACGCGGTGCGAAAACCGGGTTCGGAAAGAGCCAGCGACGTCCTTCCGACCCAGGCTGCGGCGATTGAGCGAGCTCGTGAGATCAACCCGGATTCAGCCGTTCTCGTTGAGCGAGTCCGCGACACTAGTGTTGGCGGCAGGGACAAGTGGAGGAAGGTTTAG
- a CDS encoding IS3 family transposase yields the protein MVQKLTRRRYTLEYKQEAVRLVGRNFTVAPANTVWVGEMTYIPTREGWLYLAVVLDLFSRRIVGWAMGATIDSALACGALDMAWHSRSAAAGLIFHSDRGSQYASRCYTDLLAGHSIKASMSRKGNCWDNACSETLFGSLKVERLHGMEFNNHREAKDATLEWLLRYNRSRMHSTLRYFSPAQFQQQALASPIALAA from the coding sequence TTGGTGCAGAAGTTGACGCGTCGGCGGTACACGTTGGAGTACAAGCAGGAGGCGGTTCGTCTGGTGGGGCGCAACTTCACCGTGGCCCCGGCGAACACCGTCTGGGTGGGCGAGATGACCTATATCCCCACTCGGGAAGGCTGGCTGTACCTTGCCGTAGTGCTCGATCTGTTCAGCCGCCGCATCGTGGGCTGGGCCATGGGTGCAACGATCGACTCGGCGCTGGCCTGCGGCGCCCTCGACATGGCGTGGCACAGCCGCTCGGCCGCCGCGGGCCTGATCTTCCATAGCGATCGCGGAAGCCAGTACGCAAGCCGTTGCTACACGGACCTGCTTGCCGGGCATTCAATCAAGGCTTCCATGAGTCGCAAGGGCAACTGCTGGGACAACGCCTGCTCGGAGACCCTGTTCGGCTCACTGAAGGTTGAGCGGCTGCATGGCATGGAGTTCAACAACCATAGGGAGGCCAAGGACGCGACGCTCGAATGGCTGCTCAGGTACAACCGGTCGAGGATGCACTCGACGTTGCGCTACTTCAGCCCAGCACAGTTCCAGCAACAAGCACTCGCTTCACCAATCGCTCTCGCAGCCTGA
- a CDS encoding recombinase family protein, whose product MPKTLIGYARCSTDKQDLTAQREALTDLGVAADRIYVDHGLTGTNRARPGLNQALAAVRKGDTLVVPKLDRLARSVPDARSIADELADRGVTLALGQNRYDPSNPMGKMFFNILATFAEFESDLIRLRTREGMKIARAKGRLRGKQPKLSDKQQKELGRMHGTGQYTISDLAELFSISRPTVYRTLLRSAQP is encoded by the coding sequence ATGCCAAAAACTCTCATAGGTTACGCACGATGCTCCACGGACAAGCAGGACCTCACCGCCCAGCGGGAAGCACTCACCGATTTAGGAGTTGCGGCGGACCGAATTTATGTAGATCACGGGTTGACCGGAACGAACCGAGCGAGGCCAGGGTTGAACCAGGCGCTTGCCGCTGTTCGCAAGGGAGACACGTTGGTCGTGCCGAAGTTGGATCGACTCGCCCGTTCGGTGCCCGATGCGCGGTCCATTGCAGATGAGCTGGCAGACCGTGGTGTCACCTTGGCTCTTGGACAAAACCGCTATGACCCTTCTAATCCCATGGGCAAGATGTTCTTCAACATCCTGGCCACCTTCGCCGAGTTTGAGTCCGATCTAATTCGACTGCGAACCCGAGAAGGTATGAAGATTGCTCGCGCAAAAGGCAGACTCCGCGGCAAACAGCCGAAGCTCTCAGACAAACAGCAGAAGGAGTTGGGCCGTATGCATGGAACCGGCCAATACACGATCAGCGACTTGGCGGAGTTGTTTTCTATCTCTAGGCCGACGGTGTACCGGACGCTCCTTCGTTCTGCTCAACCGTAA